A genomic segment from Nicotiana tabacum cultivar K326 chromosome 7, ASM71507v2, whole genome shotgun sequence encodes:
- the LOC107819060 gene encoding LOW QUALITY PROTEIN: putative F-box protein PP2-B12 (The sequence of the model RefSeq protein was modified relative to this genomic sequence to represent the inferred CDS: deleted 1 base in 1 codon): protein MTTKSLTTFTILPEGCISEIISLTIPADAARSSAISKGFKSAAESDVVWDKFLPSDHQDIVSTSVSVVVTDCKKDLYFRLSHSPILLREGRLSFWLDKTSGKKCYLLSARRLVISFFRHTIILGPSDTDSRFPEVAFLNTVDLLDIRGKIGTRALSLGTKYAAYLVFKISERYHGLESTNAMVRFVNKESEDEAEKRAMTVILAARAPRHLKGKLPEKRTDGWLEVEIGNFYNGEGDDNGDVEARLLDSRPFHAKCGLIIVGLEFRPI, encoded by the exons ATGACTACAAAGTCATTAACTACTTTTACAATCTTGCCCGAGGGCTGCATATCAGAGATCATATCGCTCACAATTCCGGCGGACGCTGCAAGATCATCGGCTATCTCAAAAGGTTTCAAGTCTGCAGCTGAGTCTGATGTCGTGTGGGATAAATTTCTGCCGTCCGATCATCAAGATATAGTTTCCACATCAGTTTCTGTGGTTGTTACTGATTGCAAAAAAGACCTTTACTTTAGACTCTCTCATTCTCCTATCCTTCTTCGTGAGGGCAGACTG AGTTTTTGGCTTGACAAAACAAGTGGGAAGAAATGTTATCTACTATCTGCAAGGCGACTGGTAATTTCCTTTTTCAGACATACAATTATTCTGGGACCATCTGACACCGATTCAAG ATTCCCAGAAGTAGCATTCCTCAACACTGTTGATTTACTAGATATCCGAGGTAAGATTGGAACTCGAGCATTATCTCTGGGAACAAAATATGCAGCTTACCTAGTGTTCAAAATATCAGAGAGGTACCATGGCCTTGAATCAACAAATGCAATGGTTAGATTTGTTAATAAAGAGAGCGAAGACGAGGCTGAAAAAAGAGCTATGACTGTTATTCTTGCAGCAAGAGCGCCGAGgcat ttaaaaggaaaattacCAGAAAAACGAACAGATGGATGGTTAGaggtagaaattggaaatttttacAATGGTGAAGGAGATGATAATGGTGATGTAGAAGCAAGGTTGTTGGATTCTAGGCCTTTTCATGCTAAGTGTGGTCTAATCATCGTAGGCCTTGAGTTTCGTCCAATATGA